The sequence below is a genomic window from Haematobia irritans isolate KBUSLIRL chromosome 3, ASM5000362v1, whole genome shotgun sequence.
tcgatgtgttacaaacggaatgacaaagttaatataccccccatcctatggtggagggtatagaaatTTGGGTCTAATTTTCATGGGGCCAATATTCATAGCGCCACCCCGGTATTAAAGTAAATAAGTATTTTCCTTATTGAACATGCCAATCTAAAagtaaaacaaattaataaggAATTACCCATTTTGGAGTACGTAAagaatgccaaaattttttattaaaacatttttttaatctaaTTCTTTTTTTCAACCGCAATGCCAGCTAGATGATACATAGCAACGCGTTTTTGATTAAGATAGAAATGCATGGTAAAATTAAATTGCATGGCCGATGCCCAGGAGGGAAATAGGTCGTTGGTAATATTCAGATTGGAAATGGTGTATATGTAGTCCTGGAAAAAGGTAAACAGAAATTAGTAGATATGTATAAATGAAAAACACAGATCGGCTGAACCGACTTTTTTGCCAATTGAACTCATGTTTCCcggttttattaaaatgttcacGAAAGGTTGGAGAGGTTCTCTCTGCAAAAAGGGAGGGGCACCTCACTCATGCCCTAATTTTTATAACCTGATATATATTGGGTGCGCAAATTAGTAATGTGTTAGTTTTACATGCGGAATTTTGTTCTGTATAGGGTTAAGACACGGTCTAATCAAACTTTCTGTTGTATTTACTAATCTGATTTCCATTTGAACATTTCTCTATCAAACATACTAGAAATTACAACTTACCCCACGGAATGGACATGTAACTGGTATATTACTAAAACTTCGTACTTTATCGATAATACCCTTTATCAATGGCATTATTTTAACATTCCTCAGAACATCGCATATCCTCAGCTTTATATCGACAAACCTAATTACTTTTTGACCAAGCAAAGGTCTGAAATTCAGAACTATTCCAACTTCTGCATAAGAGGGTAATTTTCGGTTTAGttcaaataaaacattaatggcGAAACGGTTGGTGGTCATTTTGATGACATTACATTCCAGCTGTTTAACAAGATCACTTGTATATTCGCACGTTGCGTTCAAGGATTCCACACGCAAATTACGATTCACactctaaaaattttacaattaaaagCAACTTTTAAACATGAGGCAACCAAAGGGCCTTACATGGACAAATGGCAAGCAATACATTAATATGAAATATACAACCTTCAACATGACccaattcgaaaaaaataataagaccAAATGGAAAATAGAGAAAACAGAGACTAAGTTtcaaatgcataaaaatgtattccataataaatattatttataatattatacCATAAATACTATATAATATTATACTCAAGTATTCATAAATAGGTTAGTATATAATTTTCCAAATCACTAAAGCGTATAATAATCCGTGTGTCAGAGATATAGGTAGGGAGAAAgttacttcaattattttataattgtcGAATATGTCGATACCTATCTATACCTACACTCAGAGAAATGTGAACCCATGGACATGTTAGTGTCAACTTAactaacttcgtatggcaccacGGAAGCGCCCCACCATAGAATACATGAaggaggtatctccaaaacatgcattctgaacgcatcaaccgcATATTCAGGTGTCCAGTTTTTCTGAAAACAGGTGATCATATGCTTGAAAATTCTTCGTTTCCGGCAACTTTTGTTGGATCAGGCTCATCTTGAAATATCGTTACAGACGAATAATATTTACTTTCCGACTCATACGTGTATATCTACGATTCATATCCTGTCACGATGTAATACGCGTTTTTCCAAcagcgatctaccgcaaccgaccagtgtatttagaaAACACCAATATTTGAAACCAATAGGTAAATTGTACCAACGAGAATAAAGAAGTGTACTTTTTGgtttaaaattgtacaaaatttcaaaaacaatgGATTAGAATATCATGaccggaaaaaaaatatttaacaactTGTATAACAACGAAGGTGCTATTTGTAAaggtcaaaattgaaaatatgtttCTCTCCAATATTGTCATTGCATTCGTCAtgttttcctatgaaaatattcagtgaaacatttaacaaaattatatatatatatatatatatatatatatatata
It includes:
- the LOC142231038 gene encoding uncharacterized protein LOC142231038, with the translated sequence MYQEIPSVNRNLRVESLNATCEYTSDLVKQLECNVIKMTTNRFAINVLFELNRKLPSYAEVGIVLNFRPLLGQKVIRFVDIKLRICDVLRNVKIMPLIKGIIDKVRSFSNIPVTCPFRGDYIYTISNLNITNDLFPSWASAMQFNFTMHFYLNQKRVAMYHLAGIAVEKKN